The DNA segment ACCCTTCAGGATGAGACCCCTAAGAGGCGTAGACGTCGACTGTTGTGGGTGGCGGCGGTGATCGTTGTCGCAGTCATTATCGAATTAGTCATCGTCTATCCAAACAAAATTACCAAGACCCAGCAGCAGGCTGATTTTAAGTCCTTCGTGGTCTCAATGCGTACCGATGTTCTCGGTTGTCAGGTAGCGCTGCAGGACGGCTATCATGCTTTGGCTCGTATCCATGGCGGTGATACTAAACAGTTGAGCACCGCTACTACGATTCTCCAACAGGACGAGGCTTACTGCACCCTGGCTGTCAACTCAGACCTCTACAACTTGGCAACACTCTCGCCACCTAATGACCTGAATAAATTCAACCTAACCCCAGTAGCCCACAATCTCTACGCTTGGGCATACCCGGGAGCGGCGGGGATCTTGGCCGACTCTGAGACCCTTTTGACTCAGCCGAACAATCAGGCTGCGATTCGCAACCTCAGCACGCGCATCCACAACATGGATTTGCTGCTGGGCTCTGTGAACTCTGACCTTAGCAAGGTGTCCGCACAGCTCGGCCTCTCTCCCCAGACCGTGAAGCTGAGCCCGATGACGGCCATGCCCTCCTTTGTTCGAGCACAGCTCTAATAAAGTTCGCGTTCCGAAGTAGGAACGAGTGCTAAGAGGGCACCACGGGGGCCTTGGTGCGACATTGATTGGCGACCGCCGCGAGCACTCCGTTCAAGAACTTTGGTGACTCCTCGGTTGAGAGGAGGTCGGCGAGCCTAATAGCCTCCGAGATGATCACTGATGTCGGGAGATCTGGCTTGAAGCTTAGCTCCCATACCGCTAGCGTCAGAATGGAGCGATCGACAGGGTTGAGGCGCTGAAGGCTCCAATCGTAGAGGTTCTCACTGATCGTCGCCTCTATGATCGCCTGCTGCTGGTCGATCGCTTCGATTCGCTCGGTCACAAACGCCGGATAGGAGCGCGCCTTGTCCCCGAGTGCCTCCATTGGTCGGACCTTGCGTAACAGCGATTCATAGAGAAGGCTGATCACTTGCTCTCGCAGGACTCGTGAATGTTCGATCGCGTCAACGTGTGAGCGGTGCTGGGTCATTGATTTAGGCACGAGTTAGGTAGTCGCCGCTTCTGGTATCTACCTTGATGCGATCTCCCTGATTGACAAAGAGGGGAACCTGTAGGACATGTCCAGTCTCCAGCGTGGCCGGCTTTCGGGCTCCAGAGACTCTGTCTCCTTGGAGACCAGGTTCCGTGGCGGTGATCGTGAGTTCTACGGCGGCAGGCAGCTCGACCCCGACGATCGTGCCCTCATAGGTCGAGATTGTCGCAGTCGCATTCTCGATCAGGAAGTTCTTGGCTGTCCCGAGAGCTGATTCGGGAACGTTTAGCTGCTCGTAGGTTTGCGAATCCATGAAGATGTAGTCGATGCCGTCGTTGTAGAGATACTGCATCTCTCGTTTTTCGATGATCGCTTGCTCGATCTTCTCATCCGCACGATAGGTCCGGTCGATCACGGCCCCGGTACGCAGGTTTTTAAGCTTGGTGCGCACAAAAGCACCGCCCTTGCCTGGCTTGACATGTTGGAATTCAACGACGGTAAAAAGCCCATCGGAGATCTCAAGGGTCATTCCATTCTTAAGATCGTTGGTAGTGGTTGAGACCGACATAGATTACTCCTCATTTTGGCTGGCTGCGAATGTTAGGTCTGGGGTGAGAGCGACCGTCCCCTCATTCTAGTTGCCGGGCTGCGGATTCAGCCGAAGGACACTCCCTCGCCCGACGAGTTGGTGAGCGATATCGGTGTCGCGGCCGTAGTCAGGTAGAGATCTTCGAGTCGGATCCCAAAGTCGTGCGCATAGTAGAGGCCGGGTTCAACAGTAATGCACATGTCGGGCTCGACGGCGACGTCGATAGCCGATGCAGTGAATGGATACTCGTGGATCTCGAGCCCCACACCGTGTCCCACGCCATGTAGGAGGTACTCCTCAACTTTGTGGGCCCGGAGATAGTCACGAGTGGCCCGCTCGACGGCATGAACGGTGTTGCCTGGTCGGAGCTGTGCCACACCTGCAGCCTTTGCCGCCGTCACTATCTCGTAGGTCCGTTGATAGTTAGTCGGAGGTTCTC comes from the Ferrimicrobium acidiphilum DSM 19497 genome and includes:
- the efp gene encoding elongation factor P gives rise to the protein MSVSTTTNDLKNGMTLEISDGLFTVVEFQHVKPGKGGAFVRTKLKNLRTGAVIDRTYRADEKIEQAIIEKREMQYLYNDGIDYIFMDSQTYEQLNVPESALGTAKNFLIENATATISTYEGTIVGVELPAAVELTITATEPGLQGDRVSGARKPATLETGHVLQVPLFVNQGDRIKVDTRSGDYLTRA
- the nusB gene encoding transcription antitermination factor NusB yields the protein MTQHRSHVDAIEHSRVLREQVISLLYESLLRKVRPMEALGDKARSYPAFVTERIEAIDQQQAIIEATISENLYDWSLQRLNPVDRSILTLAVWELSFKPDLPTSVIISEAIRLADLLSTEESPKFLNGVLAAVANQCRTKAPVVPS